The genomic region TTTTCGGTCCTTATACCGCATTTACAGTTCACAagtataagagcatctacagtcgggcgcctcaaacccgcctcatacgcccGGGCGGGCCGCCCGGGCACTAACCGATCACGTTTTTTAACCCAGACGGAcacctcaaacgggcctcaaacgcccgggctgaccggcacccccatatctagcccaaatatggGGTAGATATGGAGGTGCCTAGGAGCGCCCGGGCATGCCCGCCACGTTGGACTAATGAAGGGGTCCCACGGGGAAACGCCTGGAAACCCGGCGGTCCAACAAACGCCGCGTGGCGCCGCTCCGGCTCACCGCCCAAGACCgaatccggctatttaagccggccgaCGTCCCGCAACCCTAACCCATCCACCTCCCTTCTCTTCGCGCTGCCAGTCTGAGCCCatgcacctccccctctcccgcttCAAAGCTTTTCCCACGGTACGACGCTCCGCCCACGCTCCGGCACTCCGCCATGGCCCAGAGCAAGATAACCTACTATGCCATGCTGACGCCAGAGCGTCGTGCCGAGATCCAGGTGAGGCAAGCCGTGCGCACCACCCACATCGCTATCGGGCTACCTCCGGACTCGCTGgaaccggaggaggaggagcagccaggggaagaggaggaggagcagccgatggaagaggaggaggagcagccgggggaagaggaggaggaggaggagatggctctGATGGAGGTGGAGTAGACGGAGCAGCCGGAGTCGGAGCAACAACTACCAggcttcaacatggagcaggcAGAGGCGCAGTTCACCGTAGCCCAGTCTGACGAGATGGCGGAGAAGCAGGCCATCCTGGAGTCTAGCCAAgttgaggcctatgtggaggccaaacGGGCGTTCCTACGTCGGTAGCAGGCGGAGTCTGACGCGCTCTTCGCCGAACTCGACGCGAAgatagaggcggaggaggccggagcggaggCGCCGGAGGAGCCAGAGCTGTAGGTGCCGCCCATGCCGTCGAAGCCGGGTACGGAGATCGTCGACATCTCTGATGACGAGTAGCTAGGTGATTGACGGAGTACGTAGGTTTCATTTAGTTTGCATGGATTTGAGAATCTAATATGAGATGGCCAACTGCAACTGTGAAAATTTGAGGCATGCCCGGCCAGTGCACGGGCGCGTCCGCGGGTGTTTGAGGTCCGAATTTACCAAATCCGTCTGTAAGGGTATGTACATCAGCCTAGACACCTGCTGTCTATAACAACGCTCCACATCAGCTCTACACAGCACTACATATACCCTTTACAATGGACCGTCTCTTTTGCTATCTGTAGGTTCCTAAAACCATAATCCAGTAGACACTATGGTTAGGCAGGGTTGTGGGAGAAATTACCAACACTGTCGCGTACAACGGGAAAAGGTTGTCGCTAAGAAGCGTTTTTTGGGCTACAGACCGTCTGTCAAATTATAGACACCCTCGTTCTCTCTCATCAATCTCTCTCCTTCACCTAGATAAATTTTCTATGCGATAAACCTTAGGGCATGTACAACGGTGTCCATTCAGCCGTCTGTAGCACATGCCAGAGAGGATATTTGTCTAGCTGGAGGGAAGAGAACTAGGAGAGAGAAGAAGGGCGTCTGTAATTTGGCACACGGTCGATAGCGCTGGAAATTCGCTAGCTATCGACGGCCTCTTTGCCGTTGTACGACTGGGCGTCTGTAGTTCCCTGAACCGTGAAACCACGTCCTTCACAAATCCAATCCACGGAACATGTTTTGCTTTTCTCCGTCGCTATCTACTCCGGCACGACCTGCACGGTTGGGGACCGCCGGACTGCTGGGATCGATAGATGCCTCGAACGAATGAGCTGCAGGCCTGCAGTGATTAAAATAATCGATCAACGGATCAGCTACCTAGCTAGGCATCACGCTAGACGTCTATGGAGAGGTCCAACGAGGAACTGATTAGATTCACGTAGGTGCTCCTCGATCGATTCTCAAACGCACTCCTTCTTGGGATGCATCACGCCGGACTGCCGCGCCGGCGCCAACGCCAACGCTGTCGTCAGTCTCTTCATGCTCGGAAGGGGTAACTGATGGAGGTAGATTGGAATAATTTTCACTATAATGGCGTAATTTTAGAAGGCTATATAGACAACAAAAAAAAAGATAGTCCATTGTAAAGGGTGTTTTGCCTATTGTCTGTAGATGACGTGGATCGTTGCTATAGATAGTAGCCGTGTAAATTAATGTACATGCCCTTATAGACAGCTGAATAGACACTGTTGTACATCCTCTAAATACTTTCGGGGTCCGTTAGAGTTGCTCTAAGGGACGACAAATCCTGCTGTTTcacacaaaaacaaaacaaagaaatccGCCGAGTTTTTGTCTTGGTTCGGTACAGCCCGGCCGTGGCACGCACGGACGGCGGGTGACGCGACGACGccttttccttcttccttctcccttTCCTCCACGAAGCCGATCCAATCTCCTCTCCGCCCCTCGTAGATCCGATCACCAGCGAGGTTCGGATTTGAGGGAGGGAAAGGATGGGGGCGTGGATGTCCCGGGTGTGGTTTCTCATGTTCCCGTCCAAGGAGTACAAGATCGTGGTCGTGGGGCTCGACAACGCCGGAAAGACCACCACGCTCTACAAGCTCCACCTCGGCGAGGCGGTCACCGCCGCGCCAACCATCGGCAGCAACGTCGAGGAGGTCGTGTTCAAGAATATACGCTTCGAGGTCAGCGCTCCAGCCCCTTCCTTTTCTCCCGGTTTGGATGCTAGAATCCGAATTTGCACGACTATATTTGCTCTTGCTGGTATACTCAGATCGTGCTTCTTGCTCCATGATTCGTGTGCTCGGAAAGCATGGCATATCATGCATCCAGCGCTGTATGTTTTTTCCTTGAGATTAAAGATCTGATCTCGGCAAGAGGGTTAGGAGATACAAAAGAGTTTTTTGTTTCTTCCTAGTTCTAGCAGCGATGAGCAGCAGGCGATCTTGGTTGCCTCTGTAGATCTGTGTACGTTCATAGCTCCATGGGCATGTGAACACTTTCGCGAAATTGCAGATAATGAATTCCTTGCTGTTAGATCTATTGAGTAGCTTAGATTTGCCTATCTTACATGTCACTATGCCGACTTGCTGAGGATGGTATCTCAATCCAGACTAGTAGTAAAAGGAGAATCTTCTACCTATAGCAGGAACTTTTTGATCTACTTTCCTAGTTTGTTTCTGAACATGTCTGAGCACCCATATTTTGCCCAACTAATAAATTGTTCAAGTTCAGAACAGAAATGCCAATAAGGAAATGATCCAATTGGATATGAAAAAGAAAGTCAAGCTTGTTGTACATATACAAAATTTAACACAATAGTGGAACTGTCACATATATACCGCCATGTCCAGAAAATTGAAATTTATTTAGATGTTGCCAAACTTTTGGTATGCCCATTTCCAATTGCACTTTGGTGCCAGTATTGACCAAACCAACGGCGATCAGATTCTGGCATGATTGGCCTGGGCACCAACCAAACACATCCATGCCACCTGAAATCAGATCAAGTCTGTCTTGTTTCTCCACTCAAACTTAGTACTTGCCGGTCTAAATTTTATCTAGTCTCCCAAGCCCAACTATCCTTGTGTTGATAAGCCAATATCCATTTAATCATTTGCCTTTCTTCAAGTCATAAGACTTCACTTGCTTATTCCTAGACCAGGTCTAAAGTGGTGAGTTGTCATACTTATAATTTACCACAAATCCCAGCAATCTGTAATTTCACTTGCTTCCTGGAAAGATTCGATCGTCTGACTGCCACAGCTTAGTGAAACTTGATAGTGCCTAACATTTTCTTAGTTGGACTGGTAGCAAAATTCGTCTAGCATGCTTGTCAAATTTCATGAAAACAGAATTGGCAACTTGCACGAAACTAAGACATGTCAAATGCTAGTCTAAATTTGTGGATGACGAAATGCTTCGCCATTCTTTGGCAGGTTTGGATTTGCTATAGTTCAAACTCTAATCTAATATTTAACTACAATATTTGTCATTCTCCTGTTTCGTCCATGACCAATTTTTGATTCTTAACTATATAGGCACAAACAAAACCAAACATGCCTTTGTGTCGTGGAAGTTGCACATTCTGTTTTAAGGTTACTTGACTTATGGAGGTTGTTTGGCCCATTCATGTGGCACATTCACTAAAAAACTGTTTTTTCAGTAAATGCAATTGTATTATTTGTACTTAACTTCATATATGTTTGATGAAGTAGGTGTGGGATCTAGGAGGACAAGAGAGCCTACGCACTTCATGGGCGACATACTATAGAGGAACTCATGCTGTCATCGTGGTAATCGACAGCACCGACCATGCTCGGATCAACATCATCAAGGATGAGCTCTTCCGGTTGATTCAGCATGCAGACCTTGACAACACGGTGGTCCTTGTGTTTGCAAACAAGCAGGATCTCAAGGATGCCATGTCGGCGGCTGAGATCACAGACGCCCTGTCCCTCCACAGCATAAAGAACCACGACTGGCACATACAGGCCTCGTGCGCGATCACTGGTGAGGGCCTCTATGATGGGATGGGATGGATAGCCCAGAAAGTTGCCGGAAAGGCCACAGCAAGCTGACCACAAAAACATTGTTTTGGTGAATTTGTTGGAAAAGGGAGGCAGGATGGGTTTGTTTGTTCTTGCCATTTCGGTGTTTATTTATGTTGTTAAATATGTGAGAACTGTGTACTCCCACCGATCTGAATATAAAAAGCCAAATTTGCAAGGCATCTGTATGGTCAGATCGACTATATGCTTCTAATATTCACGACATTACATAGGCTACAACGTCGACATAATAAGATGTATGCGGATGAATGTGCCTCATGAAGTTGGCGATTGCTTTCTCATTTAGGCTAGCTTAGGAGAGGAGAGGCCTGTTTGGAGGTGAATCGTAGGTTTTCAACTTTGGTATTTACATCAAATTCTATTGCCGGGCAGAGGTTTTTTTCCTGCGATAAACACTCATTGCGTCTCAAAATTGTAGGATTGGTGAAAGTGTATATTATACccttactagcacaaatgcccatgcgttgcaacgggagtaaAAATACCTCACCAACCTGtttgtcactaaaaattacacgaTCATGTTAATCATGTTCAGACTCATTTACATCAACATGTTTTAGTTCAGTCTAGTTCAAATTATTAAATCTGACATTGCCTTGAAATAATCAAAAGTACTGTTAACTTTCCATCACAACAACCTACAACAACCAATAAATAATAAGCTTGGACAACAAATAATTACAACAAAAATAGAAATTTCTACCCATCTCTCTCACTGTCCCTTCCCTCTGTACAATAATGGCACCATCACACAAATAATGGCAGCATCAGTACAAAGCAAAGACCAACAAAACATGTATTGTCATGTACAAATTGCAGCCACAATGAGCGTGTATATCCTCCAACCTCGACCTAACCAAAGCTCCCTCCCTCCCTATCTTGATCTCAGTCTGGAAAAACGGGTGAGAAAGGAGCTATTTACCTGAGAAAAAAAAGACAATTCCCTAGTACATTAAAAGAAGATATTGTGGCAATACATGAGTTTATGAGAACCTCATATAGTCATGCGAAAACCTCAAAGCCAAGTGATCTGCCAAAATTAGGTGTGCCATTATGCTTGAAAAACTGAACAATCCACTTTCTGTCGTTCCTTACCTACTATTTTGCAAACTGATGGGTGCGTTCTGGCTGTAATAAACAGATTTATGGGTTCGTTAATGAAATCGAGGGAAAccccctttctttcaaaaaaatttgcAAACTGAAAATAATGGGGCGGGCACAAGTGTACGCCAAAGGGGATCATAAACCAAAATATGTTTAGTAAATCACATGTGCAATTAGAAGTATCATTTCGGGCACTTAGAAGTATCATTTTTCTCATGTGCAATTGAGGTAGCTGAAGTGTTGAACTCAATATCTGCATGACAATTGATACTTGGCTGCAAATCTCTTGTTATGGGACATACTATGGGTAATGAATTCTAATGATATTAGGCATGGTTTAAAGCAGTAAATAGAAATATCCATACATGATTATG from Triticum aestivum cultivar Chinese Spring chromosome 4A, IWGSC CS RefSeq v2.1, whole genome shotgun sequence harbors:
- the LOC123085941 gene encoding ADP-ribosylation factor-like protein 5, producing the protein MGAWMSRVWFLMFPSKEYKIVVVGLDNAGKTTTLYKLHLGEAVTAAPTIGSNVEEVVFKNIRFEVWDLGGQESLRTSWATYYRGTHAVIVVIDSTDHARINIIKDELFRLIQHADLDNTVVLVFANKQDLKDAMSAAEITDALSLHSIKNHDWHIQASCAITGEGLYDGMGWIAQKVAGKATAS